GTCTAATGGCGCTATGGCTATCCAGAACAGCCATTCACCATTTAACAATTACTTATTTAATTTCTTTGTGTACAGTCACTTTCCTCAGAATAGGATTGTACTTTTTCAACTCCAGACGTTCAGGAGTGTTCTTTTTGTTCTTGTTGGAGATATAACGGGAAGTTCCGGGCTGACCAGAGTTTTTATGCTCTGTACATTCCAGAATTACCTGTACTCTGTTACCTTTTTTTGCCATTGTGTATACAAATTAAGTGAGTCCTTAGAATTAGATTTCCGTACCAGCTGCACGCAATTCTTTGACTACTGCATACAAACCTCTTTTGTTGATGGTTCTTAAACCGTCAGCAGATACCTTTAAAGATATCCATTTGTCTTCTTCCGCGAGGAAAAAGCGCTTTTTCTGCAGGTTGGGCAGAAACCTTCTCTTTGTCTTAATGTTGGAGAAGGAAACATGGTGACCTGTAATCGGCTTCTTTCCTGTCACCTGACATACTCTTGCCATGATTTAAAAAATTTAGGAATGCAAAAGTCAAACTTTTTTATCGATTTTGCAAATATTATTAGATGAATTTATTCACAACCCGTCTAAATCCGTTTAATCCCAGGTGTCCAGTCTAAAAACAAACACAGCGCAAACTATTGATAATCAATTGTCGCAGGACGAATTTACATCTGTCCGGATGAGGTCAATATTTTTTATATAAATTTTATAACAATACGACCAGACTACGCAGTACTGCGCCAAGGCGAACGGCCTCCAATACGCGGAGCTGCTCTGTACCCTGTTTCAGTACGGCTTCTTCATGCGAAGTTACACACATTTCGCATCCGTTCAAAGCAGATACCACCAAACTCAACAGTTCGAAAAACTCTTTGCCGATAACCGGGTTGGCCATAATG
The Chitinophaga varians genome window above contains:
- the rpmG gene encoding 50S ribosomal protein L33, which gives rise to MAKKGNRVQVILECTEHKNSGQPGTSRYISNKNKKNTPERLELKKYNPILRKVTVHKEIK
- the rpmB gene encoding 50S ribosomal protein L28; protein product: MARVCQVTGKKPITGHHVSFSNIKTKRRFLPNLQKKRFFLAEEDKWISLKVSADGLRTINKRGLYAVVKELRAAGTEI